The following are encoded together in the Pseudodesulfovibrio indicus genome:
- a CDS encoding UDP-glucose dehydrogenase family protein, with product METLSGALPMNVCIVGTGYVGLVSAACFAEMGNNIFCVDVNPKVVETLESGKVHIYEPGLEDLVKRNTEQGRLHFTTDLGEGMAEAEVVFITVGTPCGEDGSCDLSYVDAVAREIGRKMTSPKIVVDKSTVPVGTADRVRGIIAGELAERGEDIAFDVVSNPEFLKEGDAVNDFMKPDRVIVGTGDEHSAKTIQSLYAPFARSREKLIVMGVRSAEMTKYAANCMLATKISFINEVANICERVGADVSEVRAGIGSDSRIGYSFIYPGVGYGGSCFPKDVKALIGTAAEHGYDARLIRSVDEVNNAQKHVLADKIKAYFEPQGGVKGRTLAIWGIAFKANTDDIREASAIEVIKDLTALGMKVRAFDPVANARARGEIGHLENLEIVDSQYAVLDGADALAVITDWNQFRNPDFDRIKAAMTAPLVFDGRNLYVPERMGKAGFAYFSIGRTPVE from the coding sequence ATAGAAACCCTATCCGGAGCATTACCTATGAATGTATGCATTGTCGGCACCGGCTACGTGGGACTTGTTTCCGCGGCCTGCTTCGCCGAAATGGGAAACAATATCTTCTGCGTGGACGTCAACCCCAAGGTCGTGGAGACCCTGGAGAGCGGCAAGGTCCACATCTACGAGCCGGGCCTCGAAGACCTGGTCAAGCGCAACACCGAGCAGGGCCGCCTGCACTTTACCACCGACTTGGGCGAGGGCATGGCCGAGGCCGAGGTGGTCTTCATCACCGTGGGCACCCCCTGCGGCGAGGACGGCTCCTGCGACCTGAGCTACGTGGACGCCGTGGCCCGCGAGATCGGCCGGAAAATGACCTCGCCCAAGATCGTGGTGGACAAGTCCACCGTACCCGTGGGCACCGCCGACCGGGTGCGCGGGATCATCGCCGGGGAGCTTGCCGAGCGCGGCGAGGACATCGCCTTCGACGTGGTCTCCAATCCCGAGTTCCTCAAGGAGGGCGACGCGGTCAACGACTTCATGAAGCCCGACCGGGTCATCGTCGGCACCGGGGACGAGCATTCGGCCAAGACCATCCAGTCCCTGTACGCCCCGTTCGCCCGCAGCCGCGAGAAGCTTATCGTCATGGGCGTTCGCTCTGCCGAGATGACCAAGTACGCGGCCAACTGCATGCTGGCGACCAAGATTTCCTTCATCAACGAAGTGGCCAACATCTGCGAGCGGGTGGGGGCGGACGTGTCCGAGGTCCGCGCCGGCATCGGCTCCGATTCCCGTATCGGCTACTCCTTCATCTACCCCGGCGTGGGCTACGGCGGCTCCTGCTTTCCCAAGGACGTCAAGGCGCTCATCGGCACCGCCGCCGAGCACGGCTACGACGCCCGCCTGATCCGCTCCGTGGACGAGGTCAACAACGCCCAGAAGCACGTCCTGGCCGACAAGATCAAGGCGTACTTCGAGCCGCAGGGCGGGGTGAAGGGCCGCACCCTGGCCATCTGGGGCATCGCCTTCAAGGCCAACACCGACGACATCCGCGAGGCCTCGGCCATTGAGGTCATCAAGGACCTGACCGCGCTGGGCATGAAGGTCCGGGCCTTCGACCCGGTGGCCAACGCCCGCGCCCGCGGAGAGATCGGCCACCTGGAGAACCTGGAAATCGTGGACAGCCAGTACGCCGTGCTGGACGGGGCGGACGCCCTGGCCGTGATCACCGACTGGAACCAGTTCCGCAACCCGGATTTCGACCGCATCAAGGCGGCCATGACCGCGCCCCTGGTCTTCGACGGACGCAACCTGTACGTCCCCGAGCGCATGGGCAAGGCGGGCTTCGCCTACTTCTCCATCGGCCGCACGCCCGTCGAATAG
- a CDS encoding pyridoxine 5'-phosphate synthase, which translates to MPVLVVNVDHVATLRQARMGIEPEPVTAAYMAEMAGATGIIVHLREDRRHIQDRDVELIRKTCNTRLHLEMAATKEMQSIALSVMPEMVCLVPEKRQELTTEGGLNCIGREKELKKFLAPIHDKGIRASLFIDADPKQIEAAVATGAEFIEIHTGHYADAKEYGARQVELQKIIKGVALAKDVGLKVNLGHGLNYRNILNFKDVPGISEYSIGHAIMARAIYVGLDRAVRDMAGLIRTFAD; encoded by the coding sequence ATGCCGGTACTCGTTGTCAACGTCGATCATGTGGCCACCCTGCGCCAGGCCAGAATGGGCATCGAGCCCGAACCCGTAACCGCCGCCTACATGGCGGAGATGGCCGGGGCAACGGGCATCATCGTCCACCTGCGCGAGGACCGCCGCCACATCCAGGACCGCGATGTGGAGCTGATCAGGAAGACCTGCAACACCCGCCTGCACCTGGAGATGGCCGCGACCAAGGAGATGCAGTCCATCGCCCTGTCCGTCATGCCGGAGATGGTCTGCCTGGTGCCGGAAAAGCGCCAGGAACTGACCACCGAGGGCGGCCTGAACTGCATCGGCCGCGAAAAGGAGCTCAAGAAGTTCCTGGCCCCCATCCACGACAAGGGCATCCGCGCCAGCCTGTTCATCGACGCCGACCCCAAGCAGATCGAGGCCGCCGTGGCCACGGGCGCGGAGTTCATCGAAATCCACACCGGCCACTACGCCGACGCCAAGGAATACGGCGCGCGCCAGGTGGAGCTGCAAAAGATCATCAAGGGCGTGGCCCTGGCCAAGGACGTGGGCCTCAAGGTCAACCTCGGCCACGGCCTGAACTACCGCAACATCCTGAACTTCAAGGACGTCCCCGGCATCAGCGAGTACTCCATCGGCCACGCCATCATGGCCCGCGCCATCTACGTGGGGTTGGACCGCGCGGTCAGGGACATGGCCGGGCTCATCCGGACCTTCGCGGACTAG
- a CDS encoding holo-[acyl-carrier-protein] synthase — protein MILGTGIDLTELDRIRDLWNRFGRKFAARVLTERELAQLPEKNPVPRLGALFAAKEAAVKALGTGFAQGIHFKCVEIIHNPNGKPEIYFLGEGLARCEDMGVTGAHVSLTHSRDTAAATVILEG, from the coding sequence ATGATACTGGGAACGGGCATCGACCTGACCGAGCTGGACCGCATCCGGGATCTCTGGAACCGCTTCGGCCGCAAGTTCGCGGCCAGGGTGCTGACCGAGCGCGAGCTGGCCCAGCTGCCGGAAAAGAACCCGGTCCCCCGGCTGGGGGCGTTGTTCGCGGCCAAAGAAGCTGCGGTCAAGGCGCTCGGCACGGGCTTTGCCCAGGGCATCCACTTCAAGTGCGTGGAGATCATCCACAACCCCAACGGCAAGCCGGAGATCTACTTCCTCGGCGAGGGGCTGGCCCGATGCGAGGACATGGGCGTGACGGGCGCGCACGTCTCCCTGACCCACTCCCGTGACACCGCCGCCGCCACCGTGATACTGGAAGGATAG
- a CDS encoding NAD(P)H-hydrate dehydratase — MLLPLPTPAEMALWDRETIETVGIPGVTLMECAAREAVNVLLEEFGPVTGAVIHCFAGSGNNGGDAFAMARHLADLGAEVTVFHTKPKKRYRGETRTNLLWAQKLGVPLFHLSGVDLAALPQPDVIVDGLLGTGFEGELRDDVLALVRTVNRLGERAFVLAVDIPSGLSGLTGRPLPEAVLADATATFQSPKLGLLMPEAAPYAGDLHVCPIGIPLKVQEDNPVRHHLLTGEIMDVVPAPAPDMHKGKGGHVLIVGGSRGLTGAPHLAALGALRSGAGLATVACPAGLADAVKAGSPDIMTLPLGDGEDWTPAMTTALAPELARFDAVVLGPGMGRTPAATAFVLAFLAGCDLPVVVDADGLFALASAPGGLAQLAERTVLTPHPGEMARLLGTDAPAIQADRIGAVNRFLTRCDATLVLKGAATLVADPDLTCVSPFAEPNLAVGGSGDVLSGVIGSLMARGLTPMEAACAGVFWHGLAGEYLNHEFPERGNLASEIANTLPHAAAAFIKELD; from the coding sequence ATGCTGCTGCCCCTCCCGACTCCCGCCGAAATGGCCCTGTGGGACAGGGAAACCATAGAGACCGTCGGCATCCCCGGCGTGACCCTCATGGAGTGCGCCGCGCGCGAGGCGGTCAACGTCCTCCTGGAGGAGTTCGGCCCGGTGACCGGCGCGGTGATCCACTGCTTTGCCGGGTCCGGCAACAACGGCGGCGACGCCTTCGCCATGGCCCGGCACCTCGCCGACCTGGGGGCCGAAGTCACGGTCTTCCACACCAAGCCCAAGAAGCGCTACCGGGGCGAGACCCGCACCAACCTGCTCTGGGCGCAGAAACTCGGCGTCCCCCTGTTCCATCTTTCCGGCGTGGACCTCGCCGCCCTGCCCCAACCCGACGTGATCGTGGACGGGCTGCTCGGCACCGGATTCGAGGGCGAGCTGCGCGACGACGTGCTGGCCCTGGTCCGCACCGTGAACCGGCTCGGCGAACGCGCCTTCGTGCTGGCCGTGGACATCCCGTCGGGCTTAAGCGGCCTGACCGGGCGTCCGCTGCCCGAGGCGGTCTTGGCCGACGCCACGGCCACCTTCCAGTCGCCCAAGCTCGGCCTGCTCATGCCCGAGGCCGCGCCCTACGCGGGCGACCTCCACGTCTGCCCCATCGGCATCCCGCTCAAGGTCCAGGAGGACAACCCGGTCCGCCACCACCTGCTCACCGGCGAAATCATGGACGTCGTCCCCGCGCCCGCCCCGGACATGCACAAGGGCAAGGGCGGGCACGTCCTGATCGTGGGCGGCAGCCGGGGACTGACCGGCGCGCCGCACCTGGCCGCGCTGGGCGCGCTGCGCAGCGGGGCCGGACTGGCCACCGTGGCCTGCCCCGCCGGGCTGGCCGACGCGGTCAAGGCGGGCTCCCCGGACATCATGACCCTGCCCCTGGGCGACGGCGAGGACTGGACCCCGGCCATGACCACGGCCCTGGCCCCCGAACTTGCCCGGTTCGACGCCGTGGTCCTCGGGCCCGGCATGGGCCGCACGCCCGCCGCAACGGCCTTCGTCCTCGCCTTCCTGGCCGGTTGCGACCTGCCCGTGGTCGTGGACGCGGACGGCCTGTTCGCCCTGGCCTCGGCCCCCGGCGGCCTGGCCCAATTGGCGGAACGGACCGTGCTCACCCCGCACCCCGGCGAGATGGCCCGGCTGCTCGGCACGGACGCGCCGGCCATCCAGGCGGACCGCATCGGCGCGGTCAACCGATTTCTCACCCGCTGCGACGCCACCCTGGTGCTCAAGGGCGCGGCCACCCTGGTGGCCGACCCGGACCTGACCTGCGTCAGCCCCTTTGCCGAGCCCAACCTGGCCGTGGGCGGCTCGGGCGACGTCCTGTCCGGCGTCATCGGCTCGCTCATGGCCCGCGGGCTCACGCCCATGGAAGCCGCCTGCGCCGGAGTCTTCTGGCACGGGTTGGCCGGAGAATACCTGAATCACGAATTTCCCGAACGCGGCAATCTCGCGTCCGAAATAGCCAACACGCTGCCCCACGCCGCGGCAGCCTTCATCAAGGAGCTCGATTAA
- a CDS encoding CBS domain-containing protein — translation MLKAKDIMSTDCITLTPDTDITEAAKTLLEKKINGAPVVDEGTVVGVLCQSDLVAQQKKVTLPSFFTLLDGVFPLSSHDELEREMTKIAATKVSEAMTPTPTFITPETSIEDIATMMANEKLYTLPVIDNGALVGVVGKEDVLKTLLKG, via the coding sequence ATGCTGAAAGCCAAAGACATCATGTCCACCGACTGCATCACCCTGACCCCGGACACCGACATCACCGAAGCGGCCAAGACCCTTCTGGAAAAGAAGATCAACGGCGCGCCCGTGGTGGACGAAGGCACCGTGGTCGGCGTGCTCTGCCAGTCCGACCTGGTGGCCCAGCAGAAGAAGGTCACCCTGCCCTCCTTCTTCACCCTGCTGGACGGGGTCTTCCCCCTCTCCTCCCACGACGAGTTGGAGCGAGAGATGACCAAGATCGCGGCCACCAAGGTCTCCGAGGCCATGACCCCGACCCCGACCTTCATCACCCCCGAGACCTCCATCGAGGACATCGCCACCATGATGGCCAACGAGAAACTCTACACCCTGCCCGTCATCGACAACGGCGCCCTGGTGGGCGTTGTCGGCAAGGAAGACGTACTCAAGACCCTGCTCAAGGGCTAG
- a CDS encoding tRNA (adenosine(37)-N6)-threonylcarbamoyltransferase complex ATPase subunit type 1 TsaE yields MESLPGADMAEVSSPSFNICNLYPTEPRVAHFDLYRLEGMEPDDALFDCLEDPATITVVEWIQYLPRKYWPDEAIFLEWTPSDTGRSLVLHAMGGTAQQALDALRTRREPHQEEQ; encoded by the coding sequence GTGGAATCCCTGCCCGGCGCGGACATGGCCGAGGTCTCAAGCCCCAGCTTCAACATCTGCAACCTGTATCCCACGGAGCCGCGGGTGGCTCACTTCGACCTCTACCGTCTGGAGGGGATGGAGCCGGACGACGCCCTGTTCGACTGCCTGGAGGACCCGGCAACGATCACCGTCGTGGAGTGGATACAGTACCTGCCCCGGAAATATTGGCCCGATGAGGCCATTTTCCTGGAATGGACACCCTCGGACACTGGACGAAGCCTCGTGTTGCATGCAATGGGAGGAACGGCGCAGCAGGCCCTTGACGCCCTGCGCACTCGGAGAGAACCGCATCAGGAAGAGCAGTAG
- a CDS encoding aspartate kinase, whose protein sequence is MNIVVQKFGGTSVRNLECQRQVMQKVLRPYREGNKVIVVLSAMSGETNRLLGLANEWSENPDPAEVDALVSTGEQVSCALFAMLLKQQGVKCRSVLGFQAPVHTDCEYGKARITDIDETKLKGMLQEYDILVVAGFQGCDENGRITTLGRGGSDTSAVALAAAIKADVCEIYTDVPGVFTTDPNMCTDARKLDRIAYDEMLEMASMGAKVLQIRSVEFAKKYNVTVHVRSTFSDEPGTIVTQEDETMEAVLVSGIAYDKDQARITLIHLKDTPGVSAQIFSPLAEQKILVDMIVQNPSKDGLTDMTFTVPRADVKQTIKTLEKLQYEIGYEELTSNLNVAKVSIIGVGMRNHSGVASKAFRALADENVNILMISTSEIKITCLIDDKYTELAVRTLHKAFNLEEGEHIE, encoded by the coding sequence ATGAACATCGTCGTACAAAAGTTCGGAGGCACGTCGGTCCGAAACCTGGAATGTCAACGCCAGGTCATGCAGAAGGTCCTTCGCCCCTACCGCGAAGGCAACAAGGTCATCGTGGTCCTGTCCGCCATGTCCGGTGAGACCAACCGGCTATTGGGCCTGGCGAACGAATGGTCCGAGAACCCGGACCCCGCTGAGGTCGACGCCCTTGTCTCCACCGGCGAGCAGGTCTCCTGCGCGCTGTTCGCCATGCTGCTCAAGCAGCAGGGCGTCAAATGCCGCTCGGTGCTCGGTTTCCAGGCCCCGGTCCACACCGACTGCGAATACGGCAAGGCCCGCATCACCGACATCGACGAGACCAAGCTCAAGGGCATGCTCCAGGAGTACGACATCCTCGTGGTGGCCGGATTCCAGGGATGCGACGAGAACGGCCGCATCACCACCCTGGGCCGGGGCGGGTCCGACACCTCGGCAGTGGCCCTGGCCGCCGCCATCAAGGCCGACGTCTGCGAAATCTACACCGACGTGCCGGGCGTGTTCACCACCGACCCGAACATGTGCACCGACGCCCGCAAGCTGGACCGCATCGCCTATGACGAGATGCTCGAAATGGCCAGCATGGGTGCCAAAGTGCTCCAGATCCGGTCCGTCGAATTCGCCAAGAAATACAATGTAACCGTCCACGTCCGCTCCACCTTTTCCGACGAGCCGGGCACTATAGTCACCCAGGAGGATGAGACCATGGAAGCCGTACTTGTTTCCGGCATCGCATACGACAAGGATCAAGCCCGCATCACGCTGATTCACCTCAAGGACACCCCCGGCGTGTCCGCCCAGATTTTCTCCCCCCTGGCCGAGCAGAAGATTCTCGTGGACATGATCGTCCAGAACCCGTCCAAGGACGGCCTGACCGACATGACCTTCACCGTGCCCCGCGCCGACGTGAAGCAGACCATCAAGACCCTGGAAAAACTACAATATGAAATTGGCTACGAGGAGCTGACCAGCAACCTGAACGTCGCCAAGGTGTCGATTATCGGCGTCGGCATGCGTAACCATTCCGGCGTGGCCTCCAAGGCCTTCCGGGCGCTTGCCGATGAGAACGTGAACATCCTGATGATAAGCACGTCCGAGATCAAGATCACCTGCCTGATCGACGACAAGTACACCGAACTGGCCGTACGCACACTCCATAAAGCCTTCAACTTGGAGGAAGGCGAACACATCGAGTAG
- the cimA gene encoding citramalate synthase, whose product MTNVTIYDTTLRDGAQAEELNLTTQDKVRIAHKLDELGIHYIEGGWPGSNPTDGKFFDEIKHHTFENAKLTAFGSTHLAKTTPDKDPNLAGLLEAETPVVTIFGKTWDLHATTALGIELPRNLELIANSVAYLKARVDEVIFDAEHFFDGFKHNREYALEALAAALEAGADRIILCDTNGGTLTGEVGEAVKAVAARFPGASFGIHAHNDSELAVANSIEAVRLGASQVQGTINGYGERCGNANLCSVIPNLELKLGIGVIGAENLKRLRLTSNFVSEIANLRPFMRQPFVGSSAFAHKGGIHVSAILKDSRTYEHVTPQSVGNVQRVLLSDQAGKSNILFKARELGYDLDKNDPTVDRLLKELKQKESMGYEYSVADASFELVLREALGKPLDYFHFRHFFVVDAKREEDAEPFTEATVIVDVKGQQEHTAATGMGPVNALDRALRKGLERFYPRLGEIRLLDFKVRVLSGAVRDTGGTASFVRVLIETGDKTDRWTTMGVSHNIIEASWQAVVDAINYKLFKDESAEA is encoded by the coding sequence ATGACAAACGTCACCATATACGACACGACTTTACGAGACGGGGCTCAAGCCGAAGAACTGAATCTGACCACCCAGGACAAGGTGCGCATCGCGCACAAGCTGGATGAACTCGGCATTCACTACATCGAGGGCGGCTGGCCCGGCTCCAACCCGACGGACGGGAAATTCTTCGACGAGATAAAACACCACACCTTCGAAAACGCCAAGCTGACCGCCTTCGGGTCCACCCATCTGGCCAAGACAACGCCGGACAAGGACCCGAACCTGGCCGGGCTGCTGGAGGCCGAGACCCCGGTCGTGACCATCTTCGGCAAGACCTGGGACCTCCACGCCACCACCGCCCTTGGGATCGAGCTGCCGCGCAACCTCGAACTGATCGCCAACTCCGTGGCCTACCTCAAGGCGCGGGTGGACGAGGTCATCTTCGACGCCGAGCACTTCTTCGACGGGTTCAAGCACAACCGCGAATACGCCCTTGAGGCCCTGGCCGCCGCCCTGGAAGCGGGCGCGGACCGGATCATCCTCTGCGACACCAACGGCGGCACCCTCACCGGCGAGGTGGGCGAGGCCGTCAAGGCCGTGGCCGCCCGGTTCCCCGGAGCGAGCTTCGGCATCCACGCCCACAACGACTCCGAGCTGGCCGTGGCCAACTCCATCGAGGCCGTCCGCCTCGGCGCGAGCCAGGTCCAGGGGACCATCAACGGCTATGGCGAACGGTGCGGCAACGCCAACCTCTGCTCCGTGATCCCCAACCTGGAACTCAAGCTGGGCATCGGCGTCATCGGGGCCGAGAACCTCAAGCGACTCCGGCTGACCTCGAACTTCGTCAGCGAAATCGCCAACCTGCGCCCGTTCATGCGGCAGCCCTTCGTGGGCTCCTCCGCCTTTGCCCACAAGGGCGGCATCCACGTCAGCGCCATCCTCAAGGACTCACGCACCTACGAGCACGTCACGCCCCAATCCGTGGGCAACGTGCAGCGCGTGCTGCTCTCGGACCAGGCGGGCAAGTCCAACATCCTGTTCAAGGCCCGCGAGCTGGGCTACGACCTGGACAAGAACGACCCCACCGTGGACCGGCTGCTCAAGGAGCTGAAGCAAAAGGAGAGCATGGGCTACGAATACTCCGTGGCCGACGCCTCCTTCGAGCTCGTGCTCCGCGAGGCGCTGGGCAAGCCGCTCGACTACTTCCACTTCCGCCACTTCTTCGTGGTGGACGCCAAGCGCGAGGAGGATGCCGAGCCGTTCACCGAGGCCACGGTCATCGTGGACGTCAAGGGCCAGCAGGAACACACCGCCGCCACCGGCATGGGCCCGGTCAACGCCCTGGACCGCGCCCTGCGCAAGGGCCTTGAACGGTTCTACCCCCGGCTCGGCGAGATCCGGCTGCTCGACTTCAAGGTCCGCGTCCTGTCCGGCGCGGTGCGCGACACCGGCGGCACCGCCTCCTTTGTCCGCGTGCTCATCGAAACCGGCGACAAAACCGACCGCTGGACCACCATGGGCGTCTCCCACAACATCATCGAGGCCTCCTGGCAGGCCGTTGTCGACGCCATCAACTACAAGCTCTTCAAGGACGAATCCGCCGAGGCTTAA
- the gap gene encoding type I glyceraldehyde-3-phosphate dehydrogenase yields the protein MATKIGLNGFGRIGRYLARLLAEEKGLELVAVNARASNEDLAHLLKYDSVHGRFPDVQPSEDGFVMAGKPVKVTRNAPGEWTWGDLGCDIVIESTGKFTDRESCEKHLACGAKKVIISAPGKNADATIVVGVNDGDLKAEHKIISNASCTTNCLAPVAKVINDTFGIKHGIMTTVHSYTMSQRILDGSHKDMRRARACAVNMVPTTTGAAKAVGLVIPELNGILDGMAIRVPTPNVSLVDLVCELKKETTPEEVNAALKAAANDSLGYTDEPLVSVDFMGSTFGGVVDSSLTRVMGGTQLKVIVWYDNEAGFTNQLLRLTKKVAAL from the coding sequence ATGGCGACGAAAATAGGTTTGAACGGATTTGGACGCATCGGCCGTTACCTGGCCCGCCTGCTGGCCGAGGAAAAGGGCCTGGAACTGGTGGCCGTCAATGCGCGCGCCTCCAACGAGGACCTCGCCCACCTGTTGAAATACGACTCCGTGCACGGCCGTTTCCCGGACGTGCAGCCCTCCGAGGACGGCTTCGTCATGGCCGGGAAACCGGTCAAGGTGACCCGCAACGCGCCGGGGGAATGGACCTGGGGCGACCTGGGCTGCGACATCGTGATCGAGTCCACCGGCAAGTTCACCGACCGCGAGAGCTGCGAGAAGCATCTGGCCTGCGGGGCCAAGAAGGTGATCATCTCCGCGCCCGGCAAGAACGCCGACGCGACCATCGTGGTGGGCGTCAACGACGGCGACCTCAAGGCGGAGCACAAGATCATCTCCAACGCCTCCTGTACCACCAACTGCCTGGCTCCGGTGGCCAAGGTGATCAACGACACCTTCGGCATCAAGCACGGCATCATGACCACCGTGCACTCCTACACCATGAGCCAGCGCATCCTGGACGGGTCCCACAAGGACATGCGCCGCGCCCGGGCCTGCGCCGTGAACATGGTCCCGACGACCACCGGCGCGGCCAAGGCCGTGGGGCTGGTCATCCCTGAGCTGAACGGCATCCTGGACGGCATGGCCATCCGCGTGCCCACCCCGAACGTGTCCCTGGTGGACCTGGTTTGCGAGCTGAAGAAGGAGACCACCCCCGAGGAGGTCAACGCGGCCCTCAAGGCGGCGGCCAACGACTCCCTGGGCTACACCGACGAACCGCTGGTGTCCGTGGATTTCATGGGCTCCACCTTCGGCGGCGTGGTGGACAGCTCCCTGACCCGCGTCATGGGCGGCACCCAGCTCAAGGTCATCGTCTGGTACGACAACGAAGCCGGTTTCACGAACCAGCTGCTGCGGCTGACCAAAAAGGTGGCCGCACTGTAG
- the surE gene encoding 5'/3'-nucleotidase SurE, which produces MNILLANDDGIQAIGLRSLYFALKEAGHEVHCVAPVTEQSAVGHAVTLSMPIRVKHFKENGFVGQGVYGTPVDCVKLGLSTLLDKRPDLVLSGINAGANVGVDILYSGTVSAATEGALMEIPSMAVSMDNFNPEDLSGQARYCAELLPRIPWTELPRKCVLNLNFPDLPIEDAKELIVCPHTRASYDDVYDTRQDPRGRPYYWLSGAIPPERISADRDRALLTRGHVTLTPLHFDFTDREALGLLKSTF; this is translated from the coding sequence ATGAACATTCTGCTCGCCAATGACGACGGTATCCAGGCCATCGGCCTGCGCTCACTCTATTTTGCCCTCAAGGAAGCGGGGCACGAGGTCCATTGCGTGGCCCCGGTCACCGAGCAGTCTGCGGTGGGTCACGCCGTGACCCTGTCCATGCCCATCCGGGTCAAGCATTTCAAGGAGAACGGCTTCGTGGGGCAGGGCGTGTACGGCACGCCCGTGGACTGCGTGAAGCTCGGCCTCTCGACCCTGCTGGACAAGCGGCCGGACCTGGTCCTGTCCGGCATCAACGCGGGGGCCAACGTGGGCGTGGACATCCTCTATTCGGGAACGGTCTCCGCCGCCACCGAGGGCGCGCTCATGGAGATCCCGTCCATGGCCGTGTCCATGGACAACTTCAATCCCGAGGATCTGAGCGGCCAGGCGCGCTATTGCGCCGAGCTGCTGCCGCGCATCCCCTGGACCGAGCTGCCGCGCAAGTGCGTGCTCAACCTGAATTTCCCGGACCTGCCCATAGAGGATGCCAAAGAGCTGATTGTCTGCCCCCACACCCGCGCGTCCTACGACGACGTCTACGACACCCGGCAGGACCCGCGCGGCAGGCCGTACTACTGGCTGTCCGGGGCGATCCCGCCCGAACGGATCAGCGCGGACCGCGACAGGGCGCTGCTGACCAGGGGCCACGTCACCCTGACGCCGCTCCATTTCGACTTTACGGACCGCGAGGCCCTGGGACTGCTCAAGAGTACGTTTTAG
- a CDS encoding 3'-5' exoribonuclease YhaM family protein, protein MASSVGKKSQYIQSLSPGQPVDDMFLIAGANQAQSKNGPYWNLTFQDATGSVDGKIWSPKSLEYPNIEPGWMARVRGFVESYRERNQLKVDHMELLPTPGPDVDLADFMPASKIPPRELMEALEDLVTEHMKHKPWKTFCRKVLGNEEVRAKLLTAPGAKTVHHAYVGGLLEHTLGVAKACMALCDVYPDLDRQTLLAGAIFHDLGKAWELSGGLANDYTDEGRLFGHIQIGVEKLEPFLARSNRLEEGLKLHLKHLITSHHGEHEFGSPVRPKTPEAFVLHFADNMDAKLNMIDQAYDEMDKTGAAWSPYLRFLERNVFRPEPTPGQAGKQSAKPENQCLLPLKA, encoded by the coding sequence ATGGCAAGCTCAGTGGGTAAAAAGTCGCAATATATACAAAGTCTGTCTCCCGGCCAGCCGGTTGACGACATGTTTCTCATCGCCGGGGCCAATCAGGCGCAGTCCAAGAACGGTCCCTACTGGAACCTCACCTTTCAAGACGCCACGGGGTCCGTGGACGGCAAGATATGGAGCCCCAAGAGCCTGGAATACCCGAACATCGAGCCGGGCTGGATGGCCCGCGTCCGGGGCTTCGTGGAGAGCTACCGCGAGCGCAACCAGCTCAAGGTGGACCACATGGAGCTGCTGCCCACGCCCGGCCCCGACGTGGACCTGGCCGATTTCATGCCCGCGTCCAAGATCCCGCCGCGCGAACTCATGGAGGCGCTTGAGGACCTGGTCACCGAACACATGAAGCACAAGCCGTGGAAGACCTTCTGCCGCAAGGTGCTGGGCAACGAGGAGGTCCGGGCGAAGCTGCTGACCGCGCCGGGCGCCAAGACCGTGCACCACGCCTACGTGGGCGGTCTGCTGGAGCACACCCTGGGCGTGGCCAAGGCGTGCATGGCCCTGTGCGACGTCTACCCGGACCTGGACCGCCAGACCCTGCTGGCCGGGGCCATCTTCCACGACCTGGGCAAGGCGTGGGAGCTGTCCGGCGGCCTGGCCAACGACTACACCGACGAGGGCCGCCTGTTCGGCCACATCCAGATCGGCGTGGAGAAGCTGGAGCCGTTCCTGGCCCGCAGCAACCGGCTGGAGGAAGGTCTCAAGCTCCATCTCAAGCATCTGATCACCAGCCATCACGGCGAACACGAGTTCGGCTCCCCGGTCCGGCCCAAGACCCCGGAGGCGTTCGTCCTGCACTTTGCGGACAACATGGACGCCAAACTGAACATGATCGACCAGGCCTACGACGAGATGGACAAGACCGGGGCCGCCTGGTCGCCCTACCTCCGCTTCCTGGAGCGCAACGTGTTCAGGCCGGAACCGACCCCCGGCCAGGCCGGGAAGCAGTCCGCAAAACCGGAGAACCAATGTTTATTACCTTTGAAGGCATAG